Proteins encoded in a region of the Bacilli bacterium genome:
- the trmL gene encoding tRNA (uridine(34)/cytosine(34)/5-carboxymethylaminomethyluridine(34)-2'-O)-methyltransferase TrmL produces the protein MAFHIVLVEPEIPSNTGNIARTCAATGTTLNLVRPLGFSTDDKYLKRSGLDYWPLVDVRYYDSFAEVTERFAGSRFFCATTKAKTHYSDFSYRDGDVFVFGKETAGLPAAILQTYRDTLIRLPMGQAIRSLNLANSAAIIVYEALRQTGFPGLV, from the coding sequence ATGGCTTTTCATATCGTATTGGTCGAGCCGGAAATCCCGTCGAATACGGGAAATATCGCCAGAACGTGCGCCGCAACAGGAACGACCCTGAATCTGGTGCGACCGCTTGGCTTTTCTACCGACGACAAATATTTAAAACGTTCCGGTCTTGATTATTGGCCGCTGGTCGATGTGCGTTATTACGATTCCTTTGCCGAAGTTACGGAACGGTTTGCCGGTAGCCGGTTTTTTTGCGCGACAACGAAGGCGAAAACCCATTACAGCGACTTTTCGTACCGCGACGGGGATGTTTTCGTGTTTGGCAAGGAAACGGCGGGATTGCCGGCTGCGATCCTGCAAACATACCGCGATACGCTTATTCGCCTGCCGATGGGGCAAGCGATCCGTTCGCTGAATTTGGCCAACTCCGCCGCCATTATCGTATATGAAGCGTTGCGGCAAACGGGTTTTCCCGGGCTCGTCTGA
- a CDS encoding DUF2161 family putative PD-(D/E)XK-type phosphodiesterase, with amino-acid sequence MMPARKETDLYEPVKRFWEALGFAVKGEVNGCDLVAVREGNAQPVIVELKKRFTVELLLQGIDRLRLSEHVYVAVEDAGKNHKHANQKWAACAKLCRMLGLGLITVRFYANNRPSVCLRCEPKPYQPRKNKAEFTSLLAEFSGRSGDYIPGGSTRRKLVTVYREEALRIADMLQKKGPASPKQLKGETGIERAAEILRQNYYGWFFRVQKGLYVLSEEGKKALGNYADVLSRLNQADAAD; translated from the coding sequence ATGATGCCAGCGAGAAAGGAAACCGACCTGTATGAGCCGGTGAAGCGTTTTTGGGAGGCGCTTGGTTTCGCCGTTAAAGGGGAAGTAAACGGGTGCGATCTGGTCGCGGTGCGCGAAGGGAACGCACAGCCTGTCATCGTCGAATTGAAAAAACGGTTTACGGTGGAGTTGCTGCTGCAAGGCATTGATCGCCTGCGCTTAAGCGAACATGTGTATGTGGCTGTGGAAGACGCGGGGAAAAATCACAAGCACGCAAATCAAAAATGGGCTGCATGCGCCAAACTGTGCCGCATGTTGGGCTTGGGGCTTATCACCGTGCGCTTTTATGCTAACAACCGACCGTCCGTCTGTTTGCGCTGCGAGCCCAAGCCGTATCAGCCGCGCAAAAACAAGGCGGAGTTTACGTCGTTGCTTGCGGAATTTTCCGGCAGAAGCGGCGATTACATTCCCGGCGGCAGCACACGGCGAAAGCTTGTCACCGTCTACCGCGAAGAAGCGTTGCGCATTGCGGATATGCTGCAAAAAAAAGGGCCGGCAAGCCCCAAACAATTAAAAGGGGAAACCGGTATCGAAAGAGCGGCGGAAATTTTGCGGCAAAATTATTACGGATGGTTTTTTCGCGTGCAAAAAGGGCTTTACGTTTTATCCGAAGAGGGCAAAAAAGCTCTGGGCAATTACGCCGACGTGCTTAGCCGCTTAAACCAGGCTGATGCCGCTGATTAA
- a CDS encoding sulfite exporter TauE/SafE family protein, giving the protein MEPWIAALGFFVGIMIGLTGVGGAALLTPVLILFHIHPAIAVGTDLFYNAVTKLFGVIRHFRQKTIRFRIVVYLGIGSLPGAAAAMVLLRLFDAFFHDQEAAIRHALGIMLIIAAALMLYRQFFRRREGELPHAVAPTRKKRLATIGIGFLLGLAVGFTSIGSGSLFALAIVYLYRLKGAEIVGTDLTHALFLVTAAGLMHAGLGNVDYLLAANLLVGSIPGVLLGSGLSAKVPTRPLKAMLATLILISGISLV; this is encoded by the coding sequence ATGGAACCCTGGATTGCAGCGCTGGGTTTTTTTGTTGGCATCATGATCGGCCTGACGGGCGTGGGGGGAGCCGCGCTCTTAACCCCGGTACTGATTTTGTTTCATATCCATCCCGCCATCGCCGTGGGTACGGACCTGTTTTATAATGCCGTGACCAAACTGTTTGGTGTGATCCGACATTTTCGCCAGAAAACAATTCGCTTCCGCATCGTGGTCTATTTGGGCATCGGCAGTTTGCCCGGCGCGGCGGCGGCAATGGTATTGTTGCGGCTGTTCGACGCCTTTTTTCATGACCAGGAAGCCGCCATTCGGCATGCGCTCGGCATTATGCTGATTATTGCCGCCGCTTTGATGTTATATCGGCAATTTTTCCGCAGGCGGGAAGGGGAATTGCCGCATGCTGTTGCGCCGACCCGAAAAAAACGCCTGGCCACGATTGGTATCGGGTTTTTGCTGGGGTTGGCCGTAGGGTTTACCTCGATCGGCTCGGGCTCGCTGTTTGCCCTGGCAATCGTGTATTTATACAGGCTGAAGGGCGCGGAAATCGTCGGCACCGACCTTACGCACGCGCTTTTTCTCGTTACGGCGGCGGGCCTGATGCATGCCGGGTTGGGCAATGTGGATTACTTGCTGGCGGCGAATCTGCTTGTCGGTTCGATCCCGGGCGTTTTGCTGGGCAGCGGCCTGTCCGCGAAAGTTCCGACCAGACCGCTTAAGGCGATGCTGGCGACGCTCATTTTAATCAGCGGCATCAGCCTGGTTTAA
- a CDS encoding AbrB/MazE/SpoVT family DNA-binding domain-containing protein — translation MKPVGVVRKVDQLGRIVLPKSLRKRYQMNEGDPVEILVQGDHIILERYKPRCVFCSSMESVSEYKNRTVCAACREQMRELKFD, via the coding sequence GTGAAACCTGTTGGAGTCGTACGCAAAGTTGACCAACTCGGACGTATCGTGTTGCCGAAGTCGCTTCGGAAAAGATACCAAATGAATGAGGGGGACCCTGTCGAAATTTTGGTGCAGGGGGATCATATTATTTTGGAACGGTATAAACCGAGATGCGTATTTTGTTCCTCCATGGAATCCGTTAGCGAATATAAAAACCGCACCGTATGTGCGGCTTGCCGGGAACAAATGCGCGAATTGAAATTTGACTGA